Proteins from one Sabethes cyaneus chromosome 2, idSabCyanKW18_F2, whole genome shotgun sequence genomic window:
- the LOC128734764 gene encoding monocarboxylate transporter 14 isoform X2, giving the protein MVVEIQITDPSNKSYLIHNNTGNQSERNNNNNNNNNNNNGSRFDRKELEAIKTNLLNTNEVTFCNLSDDELDVDRSKMSQLTVADFGRKKKRLNSDISEEDSILSSYHEPVKNPKPKIPDGGYGWVVVFASVMISLIMDGVSFSFGLMYTEWLNYFGESKSKTAWVGSLFIAVPLLSGPIMSNLVDRYGCRKMTILGGFVATVGFALASYCTSIEQLYFTFGILAGIGLGVGYVTAVVSIAFWFDKRRTFATGIGASGTGIGTFLYAPFTQWLIENFGWRGTTLILAGTLFNICVMGALMRDPDWMIEESKLESRSQSMQTFSNSSVCLDEIKKLIETGVPKEHLLDSLVTNVNTEANQSITPDDPAVTKKYQSELSLPTFFKHESDLLRPHPHTGSRRSLRQAILAKETFRKFEEKSNESESKPANTVKLASAETLNSNEKLSSYAENPEPTNHASLETLSAASLEDAYLSANRQKELRESRAGSSTWSLDADMHNQNEDCRRSFRQTSLDIVYENEIFNPNVNTAVTLMVPKQKKLEPKHQNGALKRSHTHNHSLRYSNFLKDMRVHKNSIHYRGALLNTHRYRLKASSCPNIYRNSMTTIAREKEETWFDGFIDAVKTMFDFSLFLEYRFGMMMLSTVLLFIWYIIPYFYIPDYMLLYGFSEQEGANMISIIGITSMIGMVTLGWLGDQPWVDVTKCYAGCLAFCGISVAAVPLAVNSYYAMVVVSIVFGYTFASTYSFTPIILVRLVSLDDFTMAYGLCLLVQGVGSLVGPPLAGFMYDITERWDSSFYAGGFFLILAGVCAWAVGYLPATSEEDEKESDALSSTVTE; this is encoded by the exons ATGGTGGTTGAAATACAGATAACCGATCCTAGCAATAAAAGCTACTTGATTCACAATAACACCGGCAATCAATCAGAAAggaacaacaacaataataataataataacaataacaatggcTCAAGATTCGACAGGAAAGAATTGGAAGCTATCAAGACGAACTTGCTGAATACGAATGAGGTAACTTTTTGCAACCTGTCGGACGATGAGCTAGATGTCGACCGCTCAAAGATGTCGCAGCTTACGGTTGCTGATTTTGGACGAAAGAAAAAGCGTCTGAATTCCGATATTTCGGAGGAAGATTCCATACTTTCCTCGTACCATGAACCGGTAAAGAACCCAAAACCTAAGATTCCGGATGGTGGCTACGGTTGGGTGGTGGTCTTCGCGTCGGTAATGATTTCACTCATCATGGATGGCGTTTCTTTCTCATTTGGTCTTATGTACACCGAATGGTTGAACTATTTCGGAGAGTCCAAATCCAAAACCGCCTGGGTTGGATCCTTGTTCATTGCGGTACCGTTGCTGAGTGGTCCCATAATGTCGAATCTGGTTGATCGATACGGGTGCCGCAAAATGACCATTTTGGGCGGTTTCGTTGCAACCGTCGGATTCGCATTGGCGTCGTACTGTACAAGTATCGAGCAGTTGTACTTTACGTTTGGAATTCTAGCTGGAATAGGACTCGGTGTTGGTTATGTTACAGCTGTTGTTTCGATTGCGTTCTGGTTTGACAAAAGACGAACCTTTGCCACCGGCATTGGGGCATCCGGAACTGGTATTGGTACTTTTCTGTATGCTCCGTTCACTCAATGGTTGATAGAAAACTTTGGCTGGCGTGGAACTACCCTCATTCTTGCGGGAACACTGTTCAATATATGTGTTATGGGTGCATTGATGCGGGATCCCGATTGGATGATCGAGGAAAGCAAGCTGGAAAGCCGTTCACAAAGTATGCAAACTTTCTCAAACTCCAGTGTTTGTTTGGATGAAATCAAAAAGCTTATCGAAACCGGTGTTCCGAAGGAACATCTCTTGGACAGTCTTGTCACAAACGTCAACACCGAAGCAAATCAGTCCATCACGCCCGATGACCCAGCCGTTACGAAGAAGTATCAAAGCGAACTTTCACTGCCAACGTTCTTTAAGCACGAAAGCGATCTCCTGCGGCCTCATCCTCACACCGGCAGTCGTCGTTCCTTGCGACAGGCCATTCTTGCTAAGGAAACCTTCCGGAAGTTTGAAGagaaatcaaatgaaagtgaaTCGAAGCCCGCTAACACGGTCAAACTTGCCAGCGCTGAAACTCtaaattcaaacgaaaaactgtCAAGTTATGCGGAAAATCCAGAGCCCACAAATCATGCCTCTCTGGAAACGCTAAGCGCTGCCTCGCTGGAAGACGCATATCTGAGTGCAAATCGACAGAAAGAACTTCGTGAATCACGTGCTGGTTCCAGTACATGGTCCCTGGATGCCGATATGCACAATCAGAACGAAGACTGCCGCCGATCGTTCCGCCAAACTTCACTAGATATAGTGTATGAGAATGAGATCTTCAATCCGAATGTAAACACTGCCGTTACGTTAATGGTTCCGAAGCAGAAGAAGCTGGAGCCAAAGCATCAGAATGGAGCCTTAAAGCGATCGCACACCCACAATCATTCGCTCAGATATTCTAACTTTCTGAAAGACATGCGAGTACACAAGAATTCGATCCACTACCGCGGAGCGCTCTTGAACACCCACCGCTATCGGCTGAAGGCATCCTCCTGCCCCAACATCTATCGCAATTCGATGACGACGATTGCTCGGGAAAAGGAAGAG ACTTGGTTCGACGGTTTCATCGATGCAGTCAAGACGATGTTCGATTTTTCATTGTTTCTAGAGTACCGGTTCGGCATGATGATGCTCTCGACGGTGCTACTATTCATATG GTACATAATACCGTACTTCTACATCCCGGATTACATGCTGCTGTACGGGTTTAGCGAACAGGAAGGCGCAAACATGATATCGATTATCGGAATCACCAGCATGATCGGCATGGTCACCCTGGGATGGCTCGGTGACCAACCCTGGGTTGACGTAACCAAGTGCTATGCCGGTtgtttggcat TTTGCGGCATCTCGGTTGCCGCTGTCCCACTGGCGGTAAACAGCTACTATGCGATGGTAGTAGTTAGCATCGTGTTTGGTTACACCTTTGCCAGTACCTATTCCTTCACGCCGATTATTCTGGTACGGTTGGTGAGTTTGGATGACTTTACAATGGCCTACGGCTTGTGCCTACTGGTACAGGGAGTTGGCAGCTTGGTGGGACCTCCGCTGGCAGGATTCATGTACGACATCACAGAGCGCTGGGATTCCTCTTTCTATGCTGGTGGTTTCTTTTTGATACTGGCAGGAGTATGCGCATGGGCCGTTGGTTACCTTCCGGCTACCAGTGAGGAGGACGAAAAAGAAAGTGATGCGCTGAGCTCAACTGTGACGGAGTAG
- the LOC128737487 gene encoding post-GPI attachment to proteins factor 3 produces the protein MINLRWLIAAVFLMVYLIRQICASAGDQSQFFQNCLRNCVLQNCTKSGLAFKSDLQQSQSSINKLLLWTCYDECGYGCMWLTTSAFVKRNWTVPQFYGKWPFIRALGLQEPASVFFSMTNFYTHYSMLKKFRREVRPDSPMYTLWHVFSYICLNAWIWSTVFHARDFPITELFDYAFAYSMVLASFYCMVMRMIHRKTKYLRALFSVLCLVFFVNHFSYLSVGRFDYAYNMKANIVTGMTGAAGWIFWCFLQRRKRRYVWKCFLFIVLATSSLLLEINDFPPIFWAFDAHSLWHLITAPLTVLFYSFIIDDCRSLRQELHDGEPEETRKLL, from the exons ATGATAAACTTGCGATGGCTGATTGCAGCTGTGTTTTTAATGGTGTATCTAATCCGTCAGATTTGTGCTTCTGCAGGAGATCAAAGTCAATTCTTTCAAAATTGCCTTAGAAACTGTGTGCTGCAAAACTGTACCAAAT CCGGTTTAGCATTCAAAAGTGACTTACAACAATCTCAAAGCTCGATCAATAAATTGCTTCTATGGACCTGTTACGATGAGTGCGGCTACGGCTGTATGTGGCTAACGACTAGTGCATTTGTGAAGCGCAATTGGACCGTTCCTCAGTTTTATGGTAAGTGGCCTTTCATACGTGCCCTCGGTCTTCAGGAGCCAGCTTCGGTGTTTTTCTCGATGACCAACTTCTATACGCACTACTCTATGCTCAAAAAGTTTCGCCGAGAAGTTCGTCCCGACAGTCCGATGTACACCCTGTGGCATGTGTTCTCGTATATCTGTTTAAACGCGTGGATTTGGTCGACAGTTTTTCATGCAAGAGATTTTCCTATAACTGAATTATTTGACTACGCATTTGCTTACTCGATGGTTTTGGCTTCGTTCTACTGTATGGTGATGAGGATGATCCACCGGAAAACTAAATATTTGAGAGCTCTGTTCAGTGTTCTGTGTTTGGTATTCTTCGTGAATCACTTCTCTTATTTAAGTGTTGGTAGATTCGATTACGCTTACAATATGAAGGCCAATATTGTAACAG GAATGACAGGCGCAGCAGGATGGATTTTTTGGTGTTTCTTGCAACGTCGCAAGCGTCGCTATGTTTGGAAATGTTTCTTATTCATTGTGTTGGCTACTTCCTCGCTGTTGCTGGAAATAAATGACTTCCCACCGATTTTCTGGGCTTTCGATGCCCATTCTCTATGGCATTTGATTACAGCGCCTTTGACAGTTTTGTTCTACAG TTTCATCATTGATGACTGTAGAAGTTTAAGACAAGAACTGCACGACGGTGAGCCTGAAGAAACCCGGAAATTATTATGA
- the LOC128734764 gene encoding uncharacterized protein LOC128734764 isoform X1, translating to MVVEIQITDPSNKSYLIHNNTGNQSERNNNNNNNNNNNNGSRFDRKELEAIKTNLLNTNEVTFCNLSDDELDVDRSKMSQLTVADFGRKKKRLNSDISEEDSILSSYHEPVKNPKPKIPDGGYGWVVVFASVMISLIMDGVSFSFGLMYTEWLNYFGESKSKTAWVGSLFIAVPLLSGPIMSNLVDRYGCRKMTILGGFVATVGFALASYCTSIEQLYFTFGILAGIGLGVGYVTAVVSIAFWFDKRRTFATGIGASGTGIGTFLYAPFTQWLIENFGWRGTTLILAGTLFNICVMGALMRDPDWMIEESKLESRSQSMQTFSNSSVCLDEIKKLIETGVPKEHLLDSLVTNVNTEANQSITPDDPAVTKKYQSELSLPTFFKHESDLLRPHPHTGSRRSLRQAILAKETFRKFEEKSNESESKPANTVKLASAETLNSNEKLSSYAENPEPTNHASLETLSAASLEDAYLSANRQKELRESRAGSSTWSLDADMHNQNEDCRRSFRQTSLDIVYENEIFNPNVNTAVTLMVPKQKKLEPKHQNGALKRSHTHNHSLRYSNFLKDMRVHKNSIHYRGALLNTHRYRLKASSCPNIYRNSMTTIAREKEETWYEDFIDALKTMFDFSLFLEFKFCMMSISTLLLFTWYIIPYFYIPDFMLMNGFSEHDGANMISIIGVTNTLGMIGLGWLGDQAWVNVTKTYALCLALCGVSIFAVPFAVSNYYLMVAMSILFGVTFASTFSFTPIILVRLVSLDDFTVAYGLCLLVQGIGSLLGPPLAGMMYDITKQWDSAFYAGGFFLVLSAICAWTIGNLPQCDDEDEDDKKDSDVSTVSGQRVE from the exons ATGGTGGTTGAAATACAGATAACCGATCCTAGCAATAAAAGCTACTTGATTCACAATAACACCGGCAATCAATCAGAAAggaacaacaacaataataataataataacaataacaatggcTCAAGATTCGACAGGAAAGAATTGGAAGCTATCAAGACGAACTTGCTGAATACGAATGAGGTAACTTTTTGCAACCTGTCGGACGATGAGCTAGATGTCGACCGCTCAAAGATGTCGCAGCTTACGGTTGCTGATTTTGGACGAAAGAAAAAGCGTCTGAATTCCGATATTTCGGAGGAAGATTCCATACTTTCCTCGTACCATGAACCGGTAAAGAACCCAAAACCTAAGATTCCGGATGGTGGCTACGGTTGGGTGGTGGTCTTCGCGTCGGTAATGATTTCACTCATCATGGATGGCGTTTCTTTCTCATTTGGTCTTATGTACACCGAATGGTTGAACTATTTCGGAGAGTCCAAATCCAAAACCGCCTGGGTTGGATCCTTGTTCATTGCGGTACCGTTGCTGAGTGGTCCCATAATGTCGAATCTGGTTGATCGATACGGGTGCCGCAAAATGACCATTTTGGGCGGTTTCGTTGCAACCGTCGGATTCGCATTGGCGTCGTACTGTACAAGTATCGAGCAGTTGTACTTTACGTTTGGAATTCTAGCTGGAATAGGACTCGGTGTTGGTTATGTTACAGCTGTTGTTTCGATTGCGTTCTGGTTTGACAAAAGACGAACCTTTGCCACCGGCATTGGGGCATCCGGAACTGGTATTGGTACTTTTCTGTATGCTCCGTTCACTCAATGGTTGATAGAAAACTTTGGCTGGCGTGGAACTACCCTCATTCTTGCGGGAACACTGTTCAATATATGTGTTATGGGTGCATTGATGCGGGATCCCGATTGGATGATCGAGGAAAGCAAGCTGGAAAGCCGTTCACAAAGTATGCAAACTTTCTCAAACTCCAGTGTTTGTTTGGATGAAATCAAAAAGCTTATCGAAACCGGTGTTCCGAAGGAACATCTCTTGGACAGTCTTGTCACAAACGTCAACACCGAAGCAAATCAGTCCATCACGCCCGATGACCCAGCCGTTACGAAGAAGTATCAAAGCGAACTTTCACTGCCAACGTTCTTTAAGCACGAAAGCGATCTCCTGCGGCCTCATCCTCACACCGGCAGTCGTCGTTCCTTGCGACAGGCCATTCTTGCTAAGGAAACCTTCCGGAAGTTTGAAGagaaatcaaatgaaagtgaaTCGAAGCCCGCTAACACGGTCAAACTTGCCAGCGCTGAAACTCtaaattcaaacgaaaaactgtCAAGTTATGCGGAAAATCCAGAGCCCACAAATCATGCCTCTCTGGAAACGCTAAGCGCTGCCTCGCTGGAAGACGCATATCTGAGTGCAAATCGACAGAAAGAACTTCGTGAATCACGTGCTGGTTCCAGTACATGGTCCCTGGATGCCGATATGCACAATCAGAACGAAGACTGCCGCCGATCGTTCCGCCAAACTTCACTAGATATAGTGTATGAGAATGAGATCTTCAATCCGAATGTAAACACTGCCGTTACGTTAATGGTTCCGAAGCAGAAGAAGCTGGAGCCAAAGCATCAGAATGGAGCCTTAAAGCGATCGCACACCCACAATCATTCGCTCAGATATTCTAACTTTCTGAAAGACATGCGAGTACACAAGAATTCGATCCACTACCGCGGAGCGCTCTTGAACACCCACCGCTATCGGCTGAAGGCATCCTCCTGCCCCAACATCTATCGCAATTCGATGACGACGATTGCTCGGGAAAAGGAAGAG ACATGGTACGAAGACTTCATCGATGCCTTAAAGACAATGTTCGATTTTTCTTTATTCTTGGAGTTCAAATTTTGCATGATGTCCATATCGACACTGCTGTTGTTCACATG GTACATCATTCCGTATTTCTACATACCCGATTTTATGCTGATGAACGGCTTTAGCGAGCATGATGGAGCAAATATGATTTCCATAATCGGTGTTACCAACACGCTCGGCATGATTGGTTTGGGCTGGTTGGGAGATCAGGCCTGGGTCAACGTTACAAAAACCTACGCATTATGTTTAGCAC TGTGCGGCGTGTCGATTTTTGCGGTTCCTTTCGCGGTATCCAACTATTACCTTATGGTCGCAATGAGCATCCTGTTCGGGGTCACATTCGCCAGCACATTCTCTTTCACCCCTATCATTCTGGTACGACTGGTGAGCCTGGATGACTTCACCGTGGCCTACGGACTGTGCCTATTGGTGCAAGGTATCGGCAGTCTTCTGGGACCTCCGTTGGCCGGGATGATGTATGATATAACCAAACAATGGGATTCGGCATTTTACGCAGGAGGATTTTTCCTAGTGCTGTCTGCGATCTGTGCTTGGACGATTGGAAACCTGCCGCAATGCGACGATGAGGACGAAGACGATAAAAAAGACAGCGACGTGTCTACCGTTTCGGGGCAGAGGGTAGAATAG